TACCCACCGGGTGGCCGTGCTCGCCGACAGCGAGACGGCCACCGGCTACCGCCTCGCGGGCGTGGAAGTGATCGTCGCGACGAGCGAGAACGCCGCACGGGAACTGGAAACCCTGGTGACCAGCAACCGCTACGGCCTGGTTGCCGTCGATACCAGCCTGCTCAGCGATCCACAGCAGGCCGTCTCACGCGCCATGCGCGGGCGTGACCTTCCCATCATCCTGCCCGTGCCGAGCCTGAGGGACGCCTTCTCCACCGAGACGGTGGACGCCAAGGCTTACATGGGCAAGCTGGTGCGCGACACCATCGGTTTCGACATCAAGCTCTAAGCTGGTCAGCGACCGGTATTCAGCCTCCAGTCCGCTTTCGCCCAGCTTTCGCACAAGCCTCTGACGGCTGACCGCTGATCGCTGATCCGCTTTCTCAAGGAGTACCCCCAATGACCCAGACCACCAACAAAACCGGTGTCATCGAGCGCATCTCCGGTCCGGCGGTCATTGCCCACGGCACGTACGGCATGAAAATGTTCGACATCGTGCGCGTCGGCAACG
The Deinococcus peraridilitoris DSM 19664 genome window above contains:
- a CDS encoding V-type ATP synthase subunit F, whose product is MTQTQANTHRVAVLADSETATGYRLAGVEVIVATSENAARELETLVTSNRYGLVAVDTSLLSDPQQAVSRAMRGRDLPIILPVPSLRDAFSTETVDAKAYMGKLVRDTIGFDIKL